A single window of Pseudomonas benzenivorans DNA harbors:
- a CDS encoding NAD(P)-dependent oxidoreductase, with protein MKIAFIGLGNMGAPMAANLVKAGFDLNVHDVDRSKAEPLLQAGAHWADSIQAAVSEADVVMTSLPSPAIIKQVASGADGLIALMRQGAIWIELSTNNLEVWREVRTLADAKQIRTLDAPISGGAEGAAAGTLTVLVGGDQATFEQCQPIFAAIGKRIDYLGEAGAGYVAKIAQVVLCYLHSVALSEALMLGVKGGVPADKMLAIIQNSTGRSYVADRYGPSILNGDYDPTFELGLALKDMRLTLELAGQVAAELPMCEQVEKVYARAVEQFGGKAPHLMAVKLLEQANDKPLRG; from the coding sequence ATGAAAATCGCTTTTATTGGTCTGGGTAACATGGGCGCGCCGATGGCCGCCAATCTGGTCAAGGCCGGCTTCGATCTGAATGTCCATGATGTCGACCGCAGCAAGGCCGAGCCTCTGCTGCAGGCCGGCGCACATTGGGCCGACAGCATTCAGGCGGCCGTCAGCGAAGCCGACGTGGTGATGACCTCGCTGCCATCGCCGGCCATCATCAAGCAGGTTGCCAGCGGGGCGGACGGGCTGATCGCCCTGATGCGCCAGGGTGCGATCTGGATCGAGCTGAGTACCAACAACCTGGAGGTCTGGCGCGAGGTGCGTACCCTGGCCGATGCCAAGCAGATCCGCACCCTCGATGCGCCGATCTCCGGCGGCGCCGAAGGCGCGGCCGCCGGCACCCTGACCGTGCTGGTCGGTGGCGATCAGGCCACCTTCGAGCAGTGCCAGCCGATCTTTGCCGCCATCGGCAAGCGTATCGATTACCTGGGCGAGGCGGGTGCCGGCTATGTCGCCAAGATCGCCCAGGTGGTGCTCTGCTACCTGCACTCGGTGGCCCTGTCCGAGGCGCTGATGCTCGGCGTCAAGGGTGGCGTGCCGGCGGACAAGATGCTCGCCATCATCCAGAACAGCACCGGGCGCAGCTACGTTGCCGACCGCTACGGCCCGAGCATCCTCAATGGTGACTACGACCCGACCTTCGAACTGGGCCTGGCCCTCAAGGACATGCGCCTGACCCTGGAGCTGGCCGGTCAGGTCGCGGCCGAGCTGCCGATGTGCGAGCAGGTCGAGAAAGTCTACGCCCGGGCGGTCGAGCAGTTCGGCGGCAAGGCGCCGCACCTGATGGCGGTCAAGCTGCTGGAGCAGGCCAACGACAAGCCCTTGCGTGGCTGA
- a CDS encoding quaternary amine ABC transporter ATP-binding protein, whose translation MSSNYKIEIKNIYKVFGADPTAAIAKIKGGASKSEILKQTGNVVGLNDVSMAIEAGHIHVIMGLSGSGKSTLIRHFNRLIEPTSGQVLVDGQDVLKFSKKELEHYRRNKVSMVFQRFGLCPHDTVLANAAFGLKVQGVSRAEREEKARYWLEQVGLAGVEQHYPRQLSGGMQQRVGLARALVNDPDILLMDEAFSALDPLIKSEMQDQLLQLQKKLNKTIVFITHDLDEALKIGDRIAILKDGELIQQGTPSDILMRPADAYVKEFIGGVNRYKAIRVSHLLRKPALSMVSAGDSAAPQTPSSRCVQLNQSLEQVLPLLMESDDTLAVHDDEGTLVGYLDKPDVMAALGR comes from the coding sequence ATGAGCAGCAATTACAAGATCGAGATCAAGAACATCTACAAGGTGTTCGGTGCGGACCCGACAGCCGCCATCGCCAAGATCAAGGGCGGCGCCAGCAAGAGCGAGATCCTCAAGCAGACTGGCAACGTGGTCGGTCTCAACGACGTCTCGATGGCCATCGAAGCCGGGCATATCCATGTGATCATGGGCCTGTCCGGCTCCGGCAAGTCGACCCTGATCCGCCACTTCAACCGCCTGATCGAGCCGACCAGCGGGCAGGTGCTGGTCGACGGCCAGGACGTGCTGAAGTTCAGCAAGAAAGAACTCGAGCACTACCGCCGGAACAAGGTCAGCATGGTGTTCCAGCGCTTCGGCCTGTGCCCCCACGATACCGTGCTGGCCAACGCCGCCTTCGGCCTCAAGGTCCAGGGTGTGAGCCGCGCCGAACGCGAAGAGAAGGCGCGCTACTGGCTGGAGCAGGTCGGCCTGGCCGGGGTCGAGCAACACTACCCGCGCCAGCTCTCCGGCGGCATGCAGCAACGCGTCGGCCTGGCCCGGGCGCTGGTCAACGACCCGGACATCCTGCTGATGGACGAGGCCTTCAGCGCCCTCGACCCGCTGATCAAGAGCGAGATGCAGGATCAGCTGCTGCAGCTGCAGAAGAAGCTCAACAAGACCATCGTGTTCATCACCCACGACCTCGACGAGGCGCTGAAGATCGGCGACCGCATCGCCATCCTCAAGGACGGCGAGCTGATCCAGCAGGGCACTCCGTCGGACATCCTGATGCGCCCGGCCGATGCCTACGTCAAGGAGTTCATCGGCGGGGTCAATCGCTACAAGGCGATCCGCGTTAGCCACCTGCTGCGCAAACCGGCGCTGAGCATGGTCAGCGCCGGCGACAGCGCCGCGCCACAGACGCCCTCCAGCCGATGCGTGCAGCTCAATCAGTCGCTGGAACAGGTACTGCCGCTGCTGATGGAGAGCGATGACACGCTCGCGGTGCACGACGATGAAGGCACGCTGGTCGGCTACCTCGACAAACCCGACGTGATGGCCGCACTCGGCCGCTGA
- a CDS encoding class II aldolase/adducin family protein — translation MAEFEGATSAKPRFTQDEWNVRVDLAAMHRLANVYGYDDIVWNHITARVPGTDHHFLMNHFGLHNTEITASNLIKIDEHGNVLDGPPEVNTAGFVIHRGIHLTIPNAKFVFHSHAPAGLAATAIRDVVHLVQDSSMLYGKIGYHDWEGLSVDTDESLRIADNLGNNKCLIMRNHGFLTVGETAGEAFMNMHYLVRACANMLQVCATGLPLAETDPKMWEKAAQQYAAFVPGKYEWPALLRQIDRIDPSYKY, via the coding sequence ATGGCAGAGTTTGAAGGGGCCACTTCGGCCAAGCCGCGCTTCACCCAGGACGAGTGGAATGTACGAGTCGACCTGGCAGCGATGCATCGCCTGGCCAATGTCTACGGCTACGATGACATTGTCTGGAACCACATCACCGCGCGGGTTCCGGGCACCGATCACCACTTCCTGATGAATCATTTCGGTCTGCACAACACCGAGATCACCGCCTCCAACCTGATCAAGATCGACGAGCACGGCAACGTGCTGGACGGTCCGCCCGAAGTGAATACCGCCGGCTTCGTCATCCATCGCGGTATCCACCTGACCATTCCGAACGCCAAGTTCGTGTTCCACTCCCATGCGCCGGCCGGCCTGGCCGCCACCGCGATCCGCGACGTGGTGCACCTGGTGCAGGACTCCTCGATGCTCTACGGCAAGATCGGCTACCACGACTGGGAAGGCCTGTCGGTGGACACCGACGAGAGCCTGCGCATCGCCGACAACCTGGGCAACAACAAGTGCCTGATCATGCGCAACCACGGCTTCCTGACGGTAGGTGAAACCGCTGGTGAGGCCTTCATGAACATGCATTACCTGGTGCGTGCCTGCGCCAACATGCTGCAGGTGTGCGCCACCGGCCTGCCGTTGGCCGAAACCGATCCGAAGATGTGGGAGAAGGCCGCCCAGCAGTACGCCGCCTTCGTTCCGGGCAAGTACGAGTGGCCGGCCCTGCTGCGCCAGATCGATCGCATCGATCCGTCCTACAAGTACTGA
- a CDS encoding amidase: protein MIEVTEVSIAELRAALESGQTTAVELVQAYLDRIAAYDGPDTPTALNAVVVPNPEALEEAQASDARRARGETLGPLDGIPYTAKDSYLVKGLTAASGSPAFAKLVAYRDAFTVERLRAAGAICLGKTNMPPMANGGMQRGVYGRAESPYNAGYLTAPFASGSSNGAGTATAASFAAFGLAEETWSSGRGPASNNGLCAYTPSRGVISVRGNWPLTPTMDVVVPFARTMADLLEVLEVVVAEDPDTRGDLWRMQPWVPIPSVAEVRPAAYAELAATSEALKGKRFGVPRMYINADPDAGTAEAPGIGGPTGQRIHTRPSVIELWQAARQALEAAGAEVVEVDFPLVSNCEGDRPGAPTVFNRGLVSKEFLHHELWDLTAWAFDDFLQANGDPKLNRLVDVDGPQIFPHDPGTLPNREGDLAAGMDEYVRMAERGITPWDQIETVPDGLRGLEKTRRIDLEDWMAHLGLDAVLFPTVADVGPANADVDPQSADIAWSNGVWVANGNLAIRHLGVPTVTVPMGVMADIGMPVGLTFAGRAYDDSALLRFAAAFESLGSKRLIPPRTPPLATGKQ, encoded by the coding sequence ATGATCGAGGTCACCGAAGTCTCCATTGCCGAACTGCGCGCCGCACTCGAATCCGGCCAGACGACGGCGGTCGAGCTGGTCCAGGCCTATCTCGACCGAATCGCTGCCTACGACGGCCCGGACACGCCCACCGCCCTAAACGCCGTCGTGGTGCCCAATCCCGAGGCACTCGAGGAGGCACAGGCTTCCGATGCGCGCCGGGCCAGAGGCGAAACCCTGGGTCCGCTCGATGGCATCCCCTATACGGCCAAGGACAGCTACCTGGTCAAGGGCCTCACGGCCGCTTCCGGCAGCCCCGCGTTCGCCAAGCTGGTTGCCTATCGCGATGCCTTCACCGTCGAACGCCTGCGCGCGGCCGGCGCGATCTGCCTGGGCAAGACCAATATGCCGCCCATGGCCAACGGCGGCATGCAGCGCGGCGTATACGGCCGGGCGGAGAGCCCGTACAACGCCGGCTACCTCACCGCCCCCTTCGCCTCGGGCTCCTCCAATGGCGCAGGCACGGCCACCGCCGCCAGTTTCGCCGCATTCGGCCTGGCCGAGGAAACCTGGTCGAGCGGCCGCGGCCCGGCCTCGAACAATGGCCTGTGCGCCTATACGCCGTCGCGCGGAGTGATCTCGGTGCGCGGCAACTGGCCGCTGACCCCGACCATGGACGTCGTAGTGCCGTTCGCCAGGACCATGGCGGACCTGCTCGAGGTGCTCGAGGTGGTGGTCGCGGAAGACCCTGACACTCGGGGCGACCTGTGGCGCATGCAGCCCTGGGTGCCCATTCCCAGCGTGGCCGAGGTGCGGCCCGCCGCCTATGCCGAGCTTGCTGCGACTTCCGAAGCACTCAAGGGCAAGCGCTTCGGCGTGCCGCGCATGTACATCAATGCCGACCCCGACGCGGGCACGGCCGAGGCACCGGGCATCGGCGGCCCGACGGGCCAGCGCATCCACACCCGCCCCTCGGTGATCGAGCTGTGGCAGGCCGCCCGTCAGGCACTCGAGGCCGCCGGCGCCGAAGTGGTCGAGGTCGATTTCCCGCTGGTCTCCAACTGCGAGGGCGATCGCCCCGGTGCGCCGACCGTGTTCAATCGCGGCCTGGTATCCAAGGAGTTCCTCCATCATGAGCTGTGGGACCTGACGGCCTGGGCCTTCGATGATTTTCTTCAGGCCAACGGCGATCCCAAGCTGAATCGCCTGGTCGACGTCGACGGACCGCAGATCTTCCCCCACGATCCGGGTACTCTGCCGAACCGCGAGGGCGACCTGGCCGCAGGCATGGACGAATACGTGCGTATGGCCGAGCGCGGCATCACCCCCTGGGACCAGATCGAAACGGTTCCTGACGGCCTGCGCGGGCTGGAGAAGACCCGCCGTATCGATCTCGAGGACTGGATGGCGCATCTGGGCCTGGATGCGGTGCTCTTCCCGACCGTCGCCGACGTCGGCCCGGCCAACGCCGATGTCGATCCCCAGTCCGCCGACATCGCCTGGAGCAACGGCGTCTGGGTCGCCAACGGCAACCTCGCCATCCGCCACCTGGGTGTGCCGACGGTCACCGTGCCGATGGGCGTCATGGCGGATATCGGCATGCCCGTCGGCCTGACCTTCGCCGGCCGGGCCTATGACGACTCGGCGCTGCTGCGCTTTGCGGCGGCATTCGAGTCGCTCGGCAGCAAACGCCTGATCCCGCCGCGCACCCCACCCTTGGCGACCGGCAAACAATAG
- a CDS encoding DMT family transporter, with product MSEALATPGAAGDDAVVRRGIGLCLLAMLVFASQDAITKVLVQEFAVAQFIMLRYWLFLLFALGYAHLRGGIAMAARTQHPWLQLLRSLLSVGEIAIFSLGLRYLGLAESHALFAVFPLLAMALAGAVLGEFIGLRRWLAAAVGFAGTLVILRPGQGLFELAALIPLSAALAFAVYNLVTRLVSREDGFTTNMLYMAAVGAVVSTVFGLQAWQPPSPGEWGLMGVLSVSGIFAHLLLVKALEYAPAGVLQPFNYSLLIFAMLIGLVVFGDFPDTWTLVGAALVVAGGCYAIGAPKLTNSSAV from the coding sequence GTGAGCGAAGCGCTAGCAACACCCGGTGCCGCAGGGGATGACGCGGTGGTACGGCGCGGCATCGGCCTCTGCCTGCTGGCGATGCTGGTGTTCGCCAGCCAGGACGCCATCACCAAGGTGCTGGTGCAGGAGTTTGCCGTGGCCCAGTTCATCATGCTGCGCTACTGGCTGTTTCTGCTCTTCGCCCTGGGCTATGCCCACCTGCGCGGCGGTATTGCAATGGCGGCAAGGACGCAGCATCCCTGGCTGCAATTGTTGCGTTCGCTGCTGTCGGTCGGCGAGATCGCCATCTTCAGCCTGGGCCTGCGTTACCTGGGGTTGGCCGAGAGCCATGCCTTGTTCGCGGTGTTCCCCTTGCTGGCCATGGCGTTGGCGGGGGCCGTGCTGGGCGAGTTTATCGGCCTGCGCCGCTGGCTGGCGGCGGCGGTGGGTTTCGCCGGGACCCTGGTTATTTTGCGTCCGGGGCAGGGCTTGTTCGAGTTGGCGGCGCTGATTCCACTCTCGGCGGCGCTGGCCTTCGCGGTCTACAACCTGGTCACGCGCCTGGTCAGCCGCGAGGATGGTTTCACCACCAACATGCTGTACATGGCCGCCGTCGGCGCCGTGGTATCGACGGTATTCGGTCTGCAGGCCTGGCAGCCGCCGAGCCCGGGCGAATGGGGGCTGATGGGCGTGTTGTCGGTGAGCGGGATTTTCGCTCACCTGTTACTGGTAAAAGCCCTGGAGTATGCACCGGCCGGGGTCCTGCAACCGTTCAATTACAGCCTGCTGATTTTCGCCATGCTCATCGGCCTGGTGGTGTTCGGGGATTTCCCCGACACCTGGACCCTGGTCGGTGCCGCGCTGGTGGTGGCAGGCGGTTGTTACGCCATAGGTGCACCTAAGTTAACCAACTCATCGGCCGTCTGA
- a CDS encoding SDR family oxidoreductase yields MQISLEGKRVFITAGGAGMGRATALAMHKLGAQVFTCDVDEQALSTLPDGITTFVSDVSDPDAVDAMFDAILPGGLDILVNNAGIGGPTKPVEDVTNEEWRACMSVCIDSQFYCARRAVPTFRKQQHGVIINLVSAAGILGFPNRSPYVAAKWAVTGFTKTLAMELGQDNIRVNGIVPGNVNGERMERVIKAHAEAEGIDPEEVRRLYGIGVSMQCYVDPEEIADMICFLCSDYAKHVSGQIVGVDGNTETLYPRQ; encoded by the coding sequence ATGCAGATTTCTCTGGAAGGCAAGCGCGTCTTCATCACCGCCGGCGGCGCCGGCATGGGCCGCGCCACCGCCCTGGCCATGCACAAACTCGGCGCCCAGGTGTTTACCTGTGACGTGGACGAGCAGGCGCTTTCTACGCTGCCGGACGGCATCACCACCTTCGTCTCCGACGTTTCCGATCCAGATGCGGTCGACGCGATGTTCGATGCGATCCTCCCGGGCGGTCTCGACATCCTGGTCAACAACGCCGGCATCGGCGGGCCGACCAAGCCGGTCGAGGATGTCACCAACGAAGAGTGGCGGGCCTGCATGAGCGTGTGCATCGACTCGCAGTTCTACTGCGCGCGTCGTGCCGTGCCGACCTTCCGCAAGCAGCAACACGGCGTGATCATCAACCTGGTATCGGCGGCCGGCATCCTCGGCTTCCCCAATCGCAGCCCCTATGTGGCGGCGAAATGGGCGGTCACCGGGTTCACCAAGACCCTGGCCATGGAGCTGGGCCAGGACAATATCCGGGTCAATGGCATCGTCCCGGGGAACGTCAATGGCGAGCGCATGGAGCGGGTGATCAAGGCCCATGCCGAGGCCGAGGGCATCGACCCCGAGGAGGTCCGTCGCTTGTATGGTATTGGCGTGTCCATGCAGTGCTACGTCGACCCGGAGGAGATCGCCGACATGATCTGCTTCCTCTGCTCCGACTACGCAAAGCATGTCTCTGGGCAAATCGTCGGGGTGGACGGGAACACCGAGACGCTGTACCCGCGTCAGTAA
- a CDS encoding ABC transporter substrate-binding protein, with translation MNTRVKKLPLLVASLISAGALSAQAACPLDETIQIADMSWASASAIAHIESKILQLGYDCKTELVPLETVTAATTMVNKGRPHIAPEVWSSNIATLLEEGEKKGTISIAGKVFASGGLDAWWVPKYVVEQYPDIKSVQDMARYAHLFKSQGSDKGRFYNSLPGWSNETRSTNLFRGYGLDQHYDIYSAGSGAALDSAISSNYKRKKPVFFYYWAPSAILGKYDMVQLSMNDYDAANDACNAEANCPTPSAGGYPVVDVNTLVSSKLKDGAPELYQFLTKVSFENDTVNKLLAWGEDNKADPAEVAEHFLKNHQAIWTTWVPKNVSDKVLAGLQ, from the coding sequence ATGAATACTCGCGTGAAAAAGCTCCCGCTCCTGGTCGCTTCGTTGATCTCGGCCGGTGCGCTGAGCGCCCAGGCAGCCTGCCCGCTCGACGAAACGATCCAGATTGCCGACATGAGCTGGGCCTCGGCCTCGGCGATCGCCCATATCGAGTCGAAGATTCTCCAGCTCGGCTACGACTGCAAGACCGAACTGGTCCCCCTCGAAACCGTCACCGCCGCCACCACCATGGTCAACAAGGGCCGCCCGCACATCGCCCCCGAGGTGTGGAGCAGCAACATCGCCACGCTGCTGGAAGAAGGCGAGAAAAAGGGCACCATCAGCATCGCCGGCAAGGTCTTCGCGAGCGGTGGCCTGGATGCCTGGTGGGTGCCCAAGTACGTGGTCGAGCAGTACCCCGACATCAAGTCCGTTCAGGACATGGCCCGCTACGCGCACCTGTTCAAGAGCCAGGGTTCGGACAAGGGCCGCTTCTACAACAGCCTGCCCGGCTGGTCCAACGAAACTCGCAGTACCAACCTGTTCCGCGGTTACGGCCTGGACCAGCACTACGACATCTACTCGGCAGGCTCCGGGGCCGCGCTTGATTCGGCCATCAGCTCCAACTACAAGCGCAAGAAGCCTGTGTTCTTCTACTACTGGGCGCCGTCCGCCATTCTCGGCAAGTACGACATGGTCCAGCTGAGCATGAACGACTACGATGCGGCGAACGACGCATGCAACGCTGAGGCCAATTGCCCGACGCCCAGCGCTGGCGGTTATCCGGTGGTGGATGTCAACACGCTGGTCTCGAGCAAGCTCAAGGATGGTGCGCCGGAGCTCTACCAGTTCCTGACCAAGGTCAGCTTTGAGAATGACACGGTCAACAAGCTGCTGGCCTGGGGCGAGGACAACAAAGCCGATCCTGCAGAAGTCGCTGAACACTTCCTGAAGAATCATCAGGCCATCTGGACGACCTGGGTACCGAAGAACGTCTCCGACAAGGTGCTCGCCGGCCTGCAGTAA
- a CDS encoding MFS transporter — MNTRVGAAGALLLSMGLLMLGNGLQGSLIALRASMEGFSTQIAGLLMSIYFVGFLAGSTLTPKIVARVGHVRVFAALASLASSAVVLHPLFIDAWLWCGLRLISGFCIAGLFVVAESWLNDVASNATRGRLLSLYVVITMAAMASGQMLLNLADPGGYDLFILITVLVSLALLPVLLSASPAPAFAAPEHLNLRALYRLSPLGLLGCVGTGLSTGAVMGMGVIYAQQIGLALGDIARYMGLVYAGSVLLQWPIGRLSDAFDRRRVIVLVTSLSAAMALLALVVVDAAAPLQLAVAFLFGGLSFPMYSLCVAHTNDALTPRQMVAASSHLVLAFGIGAALGPSLAAACMGWFGADGYYAYLALVHLAIGVFALYRMTRRGPVPLAEQGPCVPVAATASPLVMTMGQEGVCAPLVQEPASNGDASPIADERASLGPQ, encoded by the coding sequence ATGAATACGCGAGTTGGCGCGGCAGGCGCGCTGCTGCTGAGCATGGGCCTGCTGATGCTGGGCAACGGTCTGCAGGGGTCGTTGATCGCCCTGCGTGCCTCGATGGAAGGTTTTTCCACGCAGATCGCCGGGCTCTTGATGAGCATCTATTTCGTCGGCTTCCTGGCCGGATCGACCCTGACCCCGAAGATAGTCGCGCGGGTCGGCCATGTGCGGGTATTCGCCGCGCTGGCGTCGTTGGCCTCGAGCGCTGTGGTGCTGCACCCACTGTTCATCGACGCCTGGTTGTGGTGCGGCCTGCGTCTGATCAGCGGCTTCTGCATCGCCGGGTTGTTCGTCGTAGCCGAGAGCTGGCTCAACGACGTGGCCAGCAATGCCACGCGCGGGCGCCTGCTTTCACTCTATGTAGTGATCACCATGGCGGCCATGGCCAGTGGCCAGATGCTGCTCAATCTGGCCGATCCGGGAGGCTACGACCTGTTCATCCTGATTACCGTGCTGGTCTCGCTGGCGCTGTTGCCAGTGCTGCTCAGCGCGAGTCCGGCGCCGGCCTTTGCCGCGCCCGAGCACCTCAACCTGCGCGCGCTCTATCGGCTCTCGCCGTTGGGGCTGCTCGGTTGTGTCGGCACCGGCCTGTCGACTGGCGCTGTCATGGGTATGGGTGTGATCTATGCTCAGCAGATCGGCCTCGCGCTGGGCGATATCGCCCGGTACATGGGCCTGGTCTACGCCGGCAGCGTACTTCTGCAGTGGCCAATCGGCCGGCTCTCGGATGCCTTCGACCGGCGTCGGGTGATAGTGCTAGTGACCAGCTTGTCGGCGGCCATGGCGCTGCTGGCACTGGTGGTTGTCGACGCCGCGGCGCCGCTCCAGTTGGCGGTGGCGTTTCTCTTCGGTGGCCTGTCGTTCCCCATGTATTCCCTGTGCGTGGCCCACACCAATGACGCCTTGACACCGAGGCAGATGGTGGCGGCCAGCAGCCACCTGGTGCTGGCTTTCGGTATCGGCGCCGCGCTGGGGCCGAGCCTGGCCGCTGCCTGTATGGGGTGGTTTGGTGCCGACGGCTACTACGCCTACCTGGCTTTGGTGCACTTGGCCATCGGCGTCTTTGCCCTCTATCGCATGACCCGGCGCGGCCCGGTGCCGCTGGCGGAGCAGGGCCCTTGTGTGCCTGTCGCAGCGACCGCTTCGCCGCTGGTCATGACCATGGGCCAGGAGGGCGTGTGCGCCCCATTGGTGCAGGAGCCCGCATCGAACGGCGATGCCTCACCCATTGCCGATGAGCGAGCGTCCCTGGGCCCGCAATAG
- a CDS encoding ABC transporter permease, producing MFPEFIDPRHFRGAVDDSIEQFVVNWATFLEESFYPFLQLLNLFESLLLGSPWWLIIGLVSAAAYASSRKVLLAALIALAMFAIGFLGLWEDGMRTLALMLVCTLVATLIGIPMGILMSWSNRFRALMLPVLDIMQTMPSFVYLIPAIMLFGPGKIPAVLATVVYAVPPLIRLTDLGIRHVDGEIIEAAQSFGANRMQKLFWVQIPLALPSIMAGINQATMMALSMVVIASMIGAQGLGFQVLQGITRLEVGRGLLAGLAIVLLAVVFDRITQAFGKRAQAHLHTNS from the coding sequence ATGTTTCCAGAATTCATAGACCCCAGGCATTTCAGGGGTGCTGTCGACGACTCCATCGAGCAGTTCGTCGTCAACTGGGCGACCTTCCTCGAAGAGTCGTTCTACCCGTTCCTGCAACTGCTCAACCTGTTCGAGTCGCTGCTGTTGGGCAGCCCCTGGTGGCTGATCATCGGCCTGGTTTCCGCCGCGGCCTACGCCAGTTCGCGCAAAGTCCTGCTCGCGGCGTTGATCGCCCTGGCCATGTTCGCCATCGGCTTTCTCGGGCTCTGGGAAGACGGCATGCGCACCCTGGCCTTGATGCTGGTGTGCACCCTGGTGGCCACGTTGATCGGCATCCCGATGGGCATCCTGATGTCCTGGTCCAACCGCTTCCGCGCGCTGATGCTGCCGGTGCTGGACATCATGCAGACCATGCCCAGCTTCGTTTACCTGATCCCGGCGATCATGCTGTTCGGCCCGGGCAAGATCCCCGCCGTGCTGGCCACCGTGGTCTACGCCGTACCGCCGCTGATCCGCCTGACCGACCTGGGCATTCGCCATGTCGACGGCGAGATCATCGAGGCGGCCCAGTCCTTCGGCGCCAACCGCATGCAGAAGCTGTTCTGGGTGCAGATCCCCCTGGCGCTGCCAAGCATCATGGCCGGCATCAACCAGGCCACCATGATGGCGCTGTCGATGGTGGTGATCGCCTCGATGATCGGCGCCCAGGGCCTCGGTTTCCAGGTCCTGCAGGGCATCACGCGCCTGGAAGTCGGCCGCGGCCTGCTGGCCGGCCTGGCCATCGTCCTCCTGGCCGTGGTCTTCGACCGCATCACCCAGGCCTTTGGCAAGCGCGCCCAGGCGCACCTGCACACCAACAGCTGA